The following are from one region of the Lynx canadensis isolate LIC74 chromosome D4, mLynCan4.pri.v2, whole genome shotgun sequence genome:
- the LOC115499986 gene encoding alpha-1-acid glycoprotein-like, producing the protein MALSWALAVLSLLPLLEAQSPECANLTAAPITNATLDQLSGKWFYIASAFRYPEFNESSRTIQAAFFYFNINYTEDKILLREYLTIGNQCVYNSSYLNVQRENGSLSKHEFGREQVGYLLLTKDPTTFMLAFSPKDEQNMGLSFYTHKPQATQEQMREFHEAIMCMGMQKSEIMYSDEKQDVCGPLEKEHQEEKQKENEGS; encoded by the exons ATGGCGCTGTCCTGGGCCCTTGCTGTCCTGAGCCTCCTTCCTCTGCTggaagcccagagcccagagtgtGCCAACCTCACAGCGGCACCTATCACCAACGCCACCCTGGACCAG CTCTCCGGCAAGTGGTTTTACATCGCCTCGGCCTTCCGCTACCCGGAGTTCAACGAGTCGTCTAGAACGATCCAAGCGGCCTTCTTTTACTTTAACATCAACTACACAGAGGACAAAATACTGCTCAGAGAGTACTTAACCat AGGGAACCAGTGCGTCTATAACTCCAGCTATCTGAATGTCCAGCGGGAGAATGGGAGTCTGTCTAAACACG AGTTCGGCAGAGAACAAGTTGGCTACCTCCTGCTCACCAAGGATCCCACGACCTTCATGCTTGCCTTCTCCCCGAAAGACGAGCAGAACATGGGGCTGTCCTTCTACA CTCACAAGCcacaagccacccaggagcaaaTGAGAGAGTTCCACGAAGCCATCATGTGCATGGGCATGCAGAAGTCAGAAATCATGTACTCCGATGAGAAACAG GATGTGTGTGGGCCATTGGAGAAAGAGCaccaggaagaaaagcagaaggaaaacgAGGGGTCCTAG